A part of Citrifermentans bremense genomic DNA contains:
- a CDS encoding solute symporter family protein translates to MKKIFIAATLALSVAAAAFAEEQKAAPAAAPAVSAPAAQGAAPAVAAPAAQLNQAQAVATPAPAKPAPVKRELKTNRTITIGMFMVIIAITMGVVVWAAKQTKTASDFYAAGGGITGTQNGWAIAGDYMSAASFLGISGLISLYGYDGFMYSVGWLVAYITVLLIVAEPCRNAGKYTLGDILSFRTSPKPVRAFAAISTVAVSTFYLTAQMVGAGKLMALLVGIPYKMSIIGVGVLMVGYVVFGGMVATTWVQIIKAGLLMSGAFLLSFLVMLKAGFNPIGFFSTIVSSPDIQDHVSKLVLKDGVILAGADAGQRFLEPGLYLKNPLDQISLGMALVLGTAGMPHILMRFFTVPTAQAARKSVIIAMFIIGGFYILTTLLGFGAAIHLTPQGITQVDPGGNMATLMLAQQMGADIAPVIGDLFLAFLCAVAFATILAVVSGLVLAASAAIAHDIYVNVIKDGHADQHEQVFAARATSFVVGACGIMIGLAAEKQNVAHLVALAFAVAASGNLPVVILSLFWRKFNTAGVISGLLVGTIASIGLVMVSPNMTYPKVVAAGAKKVVAAMEKKQAALPAGETLSENDAKALAKAKVDAQKDGTSMMGLDKPLFTLKNPGIVSIPLGFMAAILGALAFPNRRSEEMFDEVYVRQNTGLGMAKAVEH, encoded by the coding sequence ATGAAAAAGATATTTATAGCAGCCACGCTGGCCCTCTCCGTTGCCGCGGCCGCCTTTGCCGAAGAGCAAAAGGCAGCCCCCGCCGCCGCACCCGCGGTGAGCGCACCCGCAGCACAGGGCGCCGCTCCCGCCGTCGCAGCCCCGGCCGCCCAGCTTAACCAGGCCCAGGCGGTCGCGACGCCGGCCCCGGCCAAGCCCGCTCCGGTCAAAAGGGAGCTCAAAACCAACAGGACCATCACCATCGGCATGTTCATGGTCATCATCGCTATCACCATGGGGGTCGTTGTCTGGGCCGCCAAACAGACCAAGACTGCTTCCGACTTCTACGCCGCAGGCGGCGGCATCACGGGGACCCAGAACGGCTGGGCTATCGCCGGCGACTACATGTCGGCAGCCTCCTTCCTGGGGATTTCCGGCCTGATCTCGCTCTACGGCTACGACGGGTTCATGTACTCGGTCGGCTGGCTGGTCGCCTACATCACGGTCCTTTTGATCGTCGCCGAGCCGTGCCGCAACGCGGGCAAGTACACCCTGGGGGACATCCTCTCCTTCCGTACCTCCCCTAAACCGGTGCGCGCCTTCGCCGCCATCTCCACCGTCGCGGTCTCCACCTTCTACCTCACCGCCCAGATGGTCGGTGCAGGCAAACTGATGGCCCTTCTGGTCGGCATCCCCTACAAGATGTCCATCATCGGCGTCGGCGTCCTCATGGTCGGCTACGTAGTCTTCGGCGGCATGGTCGCTACCACCTGGGTACAGATCATCAAGGCGGGCCTCCTCATGTCGGGCGCCTTCCTGCTCTCCTTCCTGGTCATGCTGAAGGCCGGCTTCAACCCGATCGGCTTCTTCTCGACCATCGTCAGCAGCCCTGACATCCAGGACCACGTCTCCAAACTGGTGTTGAAAGACGGCGTCATCCTCGCCGGCGCCGACGCGGGGCAGCGCTTCCTCGAGCCTGGCCTCTACCTGAAGAACCCGCTGGACCAGATCTCCCTGGGCATGGCCCTTGTGCTCGGCACCGCCGGCATGCCGCACATCCTGATGCGCTTCTTCACCGTCCCGACCGCGCAGGCGGCACGTAAATCCGTCATCATCGCGATGTTCATCATCGGCGGCTTCTACATCCTGACTACCCTCCTCGGCTTCGGCGCGGCGATCCACCTCACCCCGCAGGGGATCACCCAGGTCGACCCGGGCGGCAACATGGCTACCCTGATGCTGGCACAGCAGATGGGCGCCGACATCGCACCCGTCATCGGCGACCTCTTCCTCGCCTTCCTGTGCGCCGTAGCCTTCGCCACCATCCTCGCCGTTGTTTCCGGCCTGGTGCTCGCGGCCTCCGCGGCCATCGCACACGACATCTACGTCAACGTGATCAAAGACGGTCACGCCGACCAGCATGAGCAGGTCTTCGCAGCACGCGCCACCTCCTTCGTGGTAGGCGCCTGCGGCATCATGATCGGCCTCGCGGCCGAGAAGCAGAACGTCGCCCACCTCGTGGCACTCGCCTTCGCGGTCGCCGCTTCCGGCAACCTGCCGGTCGTCATCCTCTCGCTCTTCTGGAGGAAGTTCAACACCGCTGGCGTCATCTCGGGCCTCTTGGTAGGCACCATCGCCTCCATCGGCTTGGTGATGGTCTCCCCCAACATGACCTACCCGAAAGTGGTTGCCGCAGGCGCCAAGAAGGTGGTCGCCGCTATGGAGAAGAAGCAGGCGGCTCTCCCTGCCGGCGAGACCCTCTCCGAAAACGACGCCAAGGCGCTTGCCAAGGCGAAGGTAGACGCACAGAAAGACGGCACCTCCATGATGGGACTCGACAAACCGCTCTTCACCCTGAAGAACCCCGGCATCGTCTCCATCCCGCTGGGCTTCATGGCCGCCATTCTGGGCGCCCTCGCCTTCCCGAACAGGCGTTCCGAGGAGATGTTCGACGAGGTCTACGTTCGCCAGAACACCGGTTTGGGCATGGCCAAGGCAGTCGAGCACTAG
- a CDS encoding DUF294 nucleotidyltransferase-like domain-containing protein: protein MPHRVYLPEPSDAELLEELLGEVHAYLPLLDRDEMRRFLQGLKFEIEDELTGLRSSSGEEDQLLERVRAERDYGALFRIHEKLNRIEMERFLSFYSVTALHENCTRYRDALAGRALQLVLEEMSSPPPVPFALISMGSDGREEQTLITDQDYLIVYGDDGGEEADAWFRQYSEILVERLAEIGFKKCTGGIMPCNDNWRGSLSQWQRRLLGIVRYETEDYGKNLMDLIVLSDARFVAGDAELAGVLVTRIRSLLQDYFMALWGMAKAATEMRLALGFLKRFWTEGSGEHKGCFNLKLLAWAPLVMNVRILAINQAIPATSTVRRIELLEREHSFSAETAHGLVEAYRILTKHRILLQVKVIKGIQDDAYYLNPYSLPADERERIRQALLLIEDLQKIIHTNFSIV, encoded by the coding sequence ATGCCACACCGGGTATACCTACCAGAGCCAAGCGACGCGGAACTCCTAGAGGAGCTTTTGGGGGAGGTGCACGCCTACCTGCCGCTTCTGGACCGGGACGAGATGCGCCGCTTCCTACAGGGGCTGAAGTTCGAGATCGAGGACGAGCTGACCGGGTTGCGCAGCTCCTCCGGAGAGGAGGACCAGCTGCTGGAACGGGTGCGCGCGGAACGCGACTACGGCGCATTATTCCGGATTCACGAGAAGTTGAACCGGATCGAGATGGAGCGCTTCCTCTCTTTCTATTCGGTCACCGCCCTGCACGAGAACTGCACCCGGTACCGCGACGCTTTGGCCGGCCGCGCCCTGCAACTGGTGCTGGAGGAGATGAGCTCCCCCCCGCCGGTCCCCTTCGCCCTGATCAGCATGGGAAGCGACGGGCGCGAAGAGCAGACCCTCATCACCGACCAGGACTACCTGATCGTCTACGGCGACGACGGCGGCGAGGAGGCCGACGCCTGGTTCAGGCAGTATTCAGAGATCCTGGTTGAGCGGCTGGCCGAGATAGGGTTCAAGAAATGCACCGGGGGCATCATGCCCTGCAACGACAACTGGCGCGGATCGCTGTCGCAGTGGCAGCGCCGGCTCCTGGGGATCGTGCGCTACGAGACCGAGGACTACGGCAAGAACCTGATGGACCTGATCGTCCTTTCCGACGCCCGCTTCGTGGCCGGCGACGCGGAGCTTGCCGGCGTACTGGTTACGCGGATCCGCTCCCTTTTGCAGGACTACTTCATGGCGCTTTGGGGGATGGCCAAGGCCGCGACCGAGATGCGGCTCGCGCTCGGCTTTTTGAAGCGCTTCTGGACCGAGGGAAGCGGCGAGCACAAGGGGTGCTTCAACCTGAAGCTTTTGGCCTGGGCGCCTCTGGTGATGAACGTGAGGATCCTCGCCATCAACCAGGCGATCCCCGCCACCTCCACGGTGCGCCGCATCGAACTTTTGGAGCGCGAGCACAGCTTCTCCGCGGAGACTGCGCACGGGCTCGTCGAGGCGTACCGGATCCTCACCAAGCACCGCATCCTGCTCCAGGTCAAGGTGATCAAGGGGATCCAGGACGACGCCTACTACCTGAACCCCTACTCGCTGCCGGCCGACGAAAGGGAGCGGATCAGGCAGGCGCTCCTTTTGATCGAGGACCTGCAGAAGATAATTCACACCAATTTTTCCATAGTCTAG
- a CDS encoding DUF4212 domain-containing protein, with translation MSQPEKSYQVNLLRPKKGHMRDEVLIILAILFGWGVCTFGFQLLVYLCQGSGAGSLLTRLTLFNLPLHFWFTGQFLPLWFIVLCVLFNLYVDRITEYHSRRRDKSYE, from the coding sequence ATGAGCCAGCCGGAAAAAAGCTACCAGGTCAACCTGTTGCGCCCCAAAAAAGGGCACATGCGGGATGAGGTGCTCATCATCCTCGCCATCCTCTTCGGCTGGGGGGTCTGCACCTTCGGTTTTCAGCTTTTGGTCTACCTCTGCCAGGGAAGCGGCGCGGGGAGCCTTCTGACCCGCCTCACCCTTTTCAACCTCCCGCTGCATTTCTGGTTCACGGGGCAGTTCCTGCCGCTTTGGTTCATCGTCCTTTGCGTCCTCTTCAACCTGTACGTGGACCGCATCACCGAATATCACAGCCGCAGGCGGGACAAAAGCTATGAATGA
- a CDS encoding VC_2705 family sodium/solute symporter translates to MNDSSWSIFVVLLVLASFIVVGLRQKSRESQEYGFGGRYTGRIGGGAAIASNWMSAASLMGLAGIIYLQGYQGLAYVIGWTGGYVLLLVLLASQIRRFGKFTAPEFVGERYGSQAARAIAAAISIAISIIYCVAQFKGIGLIFSFMFGIEYQQGVTFGALAVVSYLVISGMLGVPRNQQLQYLVISVSFIVPLMWLARKLGYFWLLPQFGYGRALTDLSRQFNIDFTLPFASGSLFQWCALCFTLMVGTAGLPHVLSRFYTVPNVRDARWSVVWGLFFIALIYWSAPAFSVFGRLLEAKNGLIPDPASARAAADVIVLKTALQGGLPGWLVGVLAAGALSAAFFTVAGLLMTGAASISHDIYYSMVNPRASESARMQVAKGGTLVLAAIVLLLALDPPGLIAEITAVAFALAGNTIFPLFLLGIWWGRANRYGAIAGMLTGIVCTALAPLCGGVFPELALLFPVTSSALLGAPLVIAVMIAVSLLTPAPPEEMGRFLEKEVHGHLD, encoded by the coding sequence ATGAATGATTCCTCCTGGTCCATATTCGTGGTCCTTTTGGTGCTGGCTTCCTTCATCGTAGTCGGGCTCAGGCAGAAGTCGCGCGAGAGCCAGGAGTACGGCTTCGGCGGCCGCTACACCGGGAGGATCGGGGGGGGGGCCGCCATCGCCAGCAACTGGATGAGCGCCGCAAGCCTAATGGGGCTTGCCGGGATCATCTACCTGCAGGGGTACCAGGGACTTGCCTACGTGATCGGCTGGACCGGGGGCTACGTGCTGCTCCTCGTGCTCCTGGCGAGCCAGATCCGACGCTTCGGCAAGTTCACCGCCCCCGAGTTCGTGGGGGAGCGCTACGGCTCCCAAGCCGCCCGGGCCATCGCCGCCGCCATCTCCATCGCCATCTCCATCATCTACTGCGTGGCCCAGTTCAAGGGGATCGGGCTCATCTTCTCCTTCATGTTCGGCATCGAGTACCAGCAGGGGGTGACCTTCGGGGCGCTGGCCGTGGTCTCCTACCTGGTCATCTCCGGGATGCTCGGGGTTCCCAGGAACCAGCAGCTGCAGTACCTGGTAATCAGCGTTTCCTTCATCGTGCCGCTCATGTGGCTTGCCCGGAAGCTCGGCTACTTCTGGCTCCTGCCCCAGTTCGGCTACGGCCGCGCGCTCACCGACCTGTCGCGCCAGTTCAACATCGACTTCACCCTCCCCTTCGCCAGCGGCTCCCTGTTTCAGTGGTGCGCTCTCTGCTTCACCCTCATGGTCGGCACCGCCGGCCTTCCCCACGTGCTGTCGCGCTTCTATACGGTCCCCAACGTGCGCGACGCACGCTGGAGCGTGGTCTGGGGGCTCTTCTTCATCGCCCTGATCTACTGGTCCGCCCCAGCCTTCTCGGTCTTCGGGAGGCTTTTGGAGGCTAAAAACGGCCTCATCCCCGACCCCGCCTCGGCACGCGCCGCGGCCGACGTGATCGTCCTGAAGACCGCACTCCAGGGAGGGCTTCCCGGCTGGCTCGTGGGGGTCCTTGCCGCCGGCGCGCTCTCTGCCGCCTTCTTCACGGTGGCGGGGTTGCTCATGACCGGCGCGGCCTCGATCTCCCACGACATCTACTATTCCATGGTCAACCCCCGCGCCAGCGAATCGGCGCGCATGCAGGTGGCCAAGGGAGGGACCCTGGTGCTTGCCGCCATCGTGCTCCTTCTGGCGCTCGACCCGCCGGGGCTGATCGCCGAGATCACCGCGGTCGCCTTCGCGCTCGCCGGCAACACAATCTTCCCTCTCTTCCTTTTGGGGATCTGGTGGGGGCGCGCCAACCGCTACGGGGCCATCGCGGGGATGCTCACCGGCATCGTCTGCACCGCTCTCGCGCCCCTTTGCGGCGGCGTGTTCCCTGAGCTGGCGCTTCTCTTCCCGGTCACCTCGTCGGCGCTTCTGGGCGCCCCCCTTGTGATAGCGGTGATGATAGCGGTTTCGCTTCTGACCCCCGCCCCCCCGGAGGAGATGGGGCGCTTCCTGGAAAAAGAGGTGCACGGGCACCTCGACTGA
- a CDS encoding putative nucleotidyltransferase substrate binding domain-containing protein, whose amino-acid sequence MAMLLGTKGDDILKWRESARLVEGLKTRLTRKWGRSSADEAQSFLEGMAEALEAELEYESQLDTGLEALRRALGETVAPAELKGLTARHGELLAAHFSRRGSVLALTGAANAWHDLLVARAALLAEERMLSLGQGSAPVYALLVTGDRGREEQTLYGKNRYLLLHQLDSERFFLFTRQLAGALKEAGMVPGEEALWHGSLAEWRALLKGGNTTRKRDLREELENPLPAFAPPMKGGNTAMPDGQWRLEAMADLGFVTGYEPLADEALSAAASALKEQRSTEAFFQLARKAIHLPLALGHFGRWRLEKSGEHKGEIDVEGLGLSPLVGAVRVLAVHLGVQGGGTLHRVRELLYRGAFSVELAQRVLEALQCLMQLRIMSETRGDETGSHANPEEFTQEQDERIRNAFVAVLDLQKMAYQRMVGQG is encoded by the coding sequence ATGGCGATGCTCTTGGGAACCAAGGGAGACGACATCCTCAAGTGGCGCGAGAGCGCGCGGCTGGTGGAGGGGCTGAAAACGCGGCTCACCCGCAAGTGGGGGCGCAGCTCCGCCGATGAGGCGCAGTCGTTCCTGGAGGGGATGGCCGAGGCGCTGGAGGCGGAGCTGGAGTACGAGTCGCAGCTGGACACGGGGCTCGAGGCCCTGCGGCGGGCGCTTGGGGAGACTGTTGCCCCGGCCGAGCTGAAGGGGCTCACGGCGCGCCACGGCGAACTCCTCGCCGCCCACTTCAGCAGGCGCGGCTCGGTTCTCGCCCTCACCGGCGCAGCCAACGCCTGGCACGACCTCCTGGTGGCACGGGCGGCACTTCTGGCCGAGGAGCGGATGCTTTCCCTCGGTCAGGGGAGCGCGCCTGTGTACGCTCTGCTGGTGACGGGGGACCGGGGGCGGGAGGAGCAGACCCTCTACGGCAAAAACCGCTATCTCCTTTTGCACCAGCTCGATTCCGAAAGGTTCTTCCTATTCACCCGGCAGCTCGCCGGGGCCCTCAAGGAGGCGGGGATGGTACCCGGGGAGGAGGCGCTATGGCACGGTTCGCTGGCAGAATGGCGGGCCCTTCTGAAAGGGGGGAACACGACCCGGAAGAGGGACCTGCGCGAGGAGCTGGAAAACCCGCTCCCCGCCTTCGCCCCCCCGATGAAGGGAGGGAACACGGCCATGCCCGACGGACAGTGGCGCCTGGAGGCGATGGCGGACCTCGGCTTCGTCACCGGCTACGAGCCCCTGGCGGACGAGGCGTTAAGCGCCGCGGCGTCGGCGCTCAAGGAGCAGAGAAGCACGGAGGCGTTCTTCCAGCTCGCGCGCAAGGCGATCCACCTCCCGCTGGCACTCGGGCACTTCGGACGCTGGAGGCTTGAGAAAAGCGGAGAGCACAAGGGAGAGATCGACGTGGAAGGGCTGGGGCTCTCGCCGCTGGTGGGCGCGGTGCGGGTTTTGGCCGTGCACCTTGGGGTGCAGGGGGGGGGGACGCTGCACCGGGTGAGGGAGCTCCTCTACCGCGGCGCGTTCAGCGTGGAGCTGGCCCAGAGGGTGCTTGAGGCCCTGCAGTGCCTGATGCAGCTGCGGATCATGAGCGAGACCCGCGGTGATGAGACAGGGTCTCACGCGAACCCCGAGGAGTTCACCCAGGAGCAGGACGAGAGGATCAGGAATGCCTTCGTCGCGGTGCTCGACCTGCAGAAGATGGCCTACCAGCGCATGGTGGGACAGGGATAG
- a CDS encoding sugar phosphate isomerase/epimerase family protein: protein MRISISAGTLFTFPLPKAFAMAAEAGFDGVELVINQEFQKVSSRRLIKELSQEIPILSIHAPFMALDGWGGPVDALKRCVEIAADCGIGLVNFHPPSWIGLEFAYWRWLYRMQDFQKEMGGEVALTLENMPWTGKYRINGYILSDTQKMIEFLHEKNLYLTFDCTHMGSGRANFINDFYLCYNSGRIRNIHFSDYGHGRQHLLPGHGILPLTRFLNHLRNTAYNDILTLELSPHEFPKGEQIIVESLKEILAYLRRETQKAIP from the coding sequence ATGCGAATCTCCATTTCGGCAGGAACGCTCTTCACCTTCCCGCTCCCCAAGGCGTTCGCCATGGCGGCCGAAGCAGGTTTCGACGGCGTGGAGCTGGTGATAAACCAGGAGTTCCAGAAAGTGAGCTCGCGCCGCCTGATCAAGGAACTCTCCCAGGAGATCCCGATCCTCTCCATACACGCCCCCTTCATGGCGCTGGACGGCTGGGGGGGACCGGTCGACGCGCTCAAGCGCTGCGTGGAGATCGCCGCGGACTGCGGCATCGGCCTGGTCAACTTCCACCCACCCTCATGGATCGGGCTGGAGTTCGCCTACTGGCGCTGGCTGTACCGGATGCAGGATTTTCAGAAGGAGATGGGGGGGGAGGTGGCTCTGACTTTGGAGAACATGCCCTGGACCGGCAAGTACCGGATCAACGGCTACATACTCTCCGACACGCAGAAGATGATCGAGTTTCTCCACGAGAAGAACCTCTACCTCACCTTCGACTGCACCCACATGGGTAGCGGGCGGGCCAACTTCATCAACGACTTCTACCTCTGCTACAACTCCGGGCGCATCAGGAACATCCACTTCTCCGACTACGGCCACGGACGTCAACACCTTTTGCCCGGCCACGGCATCCTGCCGCTAACCCGCTTTTTGAACCACCTGAGAAACACAGCCTACAACGACATACTAACCCTAGAGCTGTCGCCCCACGAGTTCCCCAAGGGTGAGCAGATCATCGTAGAAAGCCTGAAAGAGATCCTGGCCTACCTGCGGCGGGAGACCCAGAAGGCTATCCCCTGA
- a CDS encoding universal stress protein, with protein MLNLRKKILVAIDGSPLSDKAAEEAVRMAAGNPSQFKSKVYGLLVLPNAPRNTFTDFVPARPITEQAQWAELKERIFYVVEKNAAELDVPLETAVVYGDPADELLRFAQKEEIDVIVIGSTGKGFLKRKLLGSVSHKVVKDAKCSVYVVRG; from the coding sequence ATGCTCAACCTGCGCAAGAAGATCCTGGTCGCCATCGACGGTTCGCCCCTTTCCGACAAGGCGGCGGAAGAGGCGGTGCGCATGGCCGCCGGGAACCCCAGCCAGTTCAAGAGCAAGGTCTACGGCCTTTTGGTCCTCCCCAACGCCCCGCGCAACACCTTCACCGACTTCGTCCCGGCGCGCCCCATAACGGAGCAGGCCCAGTGGGCGGAGCTCAAGGAGCGGATCTTCTACGTCGTGGAAAAAAACGCCGCCGAGCTCGACGTCCCCCTGGAGACCGCGGTGGTCTACGGCGACCCTGCCGACGAGCTGCTCCGCTTCGCCCAGAAGGAGGAGATCGACGTGATCGTGATCGGTTCGACGGGAAAGGGGTTTTTGAAGCGGAAGCTTCTGGGGAGCGTATCCCACAAGGTGGTCAAGGACGCGAAGTGCTCGGTCTACGTGGTCAGGGGATAG
- a CDS encoding inositol monophosphatase family protein produces MPVELDLRQVLETAAAAAREAGLLQKERLGSEHTLSYKGEVDLVTEVDRACEDLIVRRIREVFPDHSFLAEENQYPEGDPALRWVVDPLDGTTNYAHGFPWFCVSIAFERGGEILAGVVYHCMMDELFSAVKGEGAFLNGRRMKVSQRAPLRKSLIATGFPYDVARDNENNFDNFIELQLAARGVRRAGAAALDLACVAAGRLDGFWELKLKPWDVAAGTLLVQEAGGRVTNHAGEPYSVYDHRILASNGAIHDEMLRILERCAAR; encoded by the coding sequence ATGCCGGTTGAGCTCGATTTGAGGCAGGTGCTTGAGACGGCGGCGGCAGCAGCGCGCGAGGCGGGCCTTTTGCAGAAGGAGAGGCTTGGGAGCGAGCATACCCTGAGCTACAAGGGGGAGGTGGACCTCGTGACCGAGGTGGACCGTGCTTGCGAGGATCTCATCGTGCGGCGGATCCGGGAGGTGTTCCCGGACCACAGCTTCCTCGCCGAAGAAAACCAGTACCCGGAAGGGGACCCGGCGCTGCGCTGGGTCGTCGATCCCCTTGACGGCACCACCAATTACGCCCACGGCTTCCCCTGGTTCTGCGTCTCCATCGCCTTTGAGCGGGGGGGAGAGATCCTGGCGGGGGTGGTCTACCACTGCATGATGGACGAGCTTTTCAGTGCGGTGAAGGGGGAGGGGGCCTTTTTGAACGGGCGCAGGATGAAGGTTTCGCAGCGTGCGCCGCTTCGAAAGTCGCTGATCGCCACAGGCTTTCCCTACGACGTGGCCCGCGACAACGAGAACAACTTCGACAATTTCATAGAACTGCAGCTTGCCGCCCGCGGGGTGCGCCGTGCTGGTGCCGCCGCGCTCGATCTCGCCTGCGTTGCGGCCGGCAGGCTGGACGGCTTCTGGGAGCTGAAGCTGAAACCATGGGATGTTGCGGCAGGGACTCTGCTGGTGCAGGAGGCGGGGGGAAGGGTGACCAACCACGCGGGAGAGCCCTACTCGGTCTACGACCATCGCATCCTAGCCTCCAACGGCGCGATCCACGACGAGATGCTGCGGATATTGGAGCGGTGCGCTGCGCGATAG
- a CDS encoding ferritin family protein — MDSRDMALRKEGDARGYYERCGAEAGIAGFTTIFRMFTEDETRHADALRALLNGARVELPVSKTLAGARTILRRLAVQQGSLSFTGDLASYQSAMQFEAVSARACGKLAQEAPSGWERELFLRIAADDEIHFTLLEEMRELLQVNGEEPGGMSDAG, encoded by the coding sequence ATGGACTCGCGGGACATGGCACTCAGAAAGGAAGGTGACGCAAGGGGATACTACGAGCGCTGCGGCGCCGAGGCCGGGATCGCCGGATTCACCACGATCTTCAGGATGTTCACCGAGGACGAGACGAGGCACGCCGATGCCCTGCGCGCTCTTTTGAACGGTGCGCGGGTGGAGCTGCCGGTCTCAAAGACCCTGGCCGGGGCGAGGACGATACTGCGACGGCTCGCCGTGCAGCAAGGCTCCCTCAGCTTCACCGGGGATCTCGCGTCCTACCAAAGCGCCATGCAGTTCGAGGCGGTCAGCGCGCGCGCCTGCGGGAAGCTGGCCCAGGAGGCCCCGAGCGGCTGGGAGCGTGAGCTCTTTTTACGGATAGCGGCCGACGACGAGATCCACTTCACCCTGCTGGAGGAGATGCGTGAGCTTTTGCAGGTAAACGGCGAGGAACCCGGAGGCATGAGCGATGCCGGTTGA
- a CDS encoding ammonium transporter, producing the protein MIRDDKKAKDAACKADLPIASSCLTVKFTKLMLLTSLLLLPIAAGAEEKAAEPAVTAAAASAAAPAAPAVAATPAAAPAAPAVAAAAPKNVDPVLNTGDTAWMLISAALVLFMIPGLALFYGGMVRSKNVLSTMMHSLVAMGIVGVQWALIGYSLSFGPDLGHGLVGDFSKALLNGLISFKDGAPVYTLFQNVATEPGAIPEYVFAMFQGMFAMITVALISGALAERIKFSAYCLFVLLWTTLVYDPLAHWVWMVDGWLFKLGALDFAGGTVVHLSSGISSLVVLYFLGRRHGFPTERMAPHSLPLTLLGVGVLWFGWFGFNAGSAVVGVNCSDAAGGLAGLAFMTTTIAPAAAGLTWMIAEWIHAGKPSALGFGSGVVAGLVVITPAAGFVQPGAALLMGVAGGLVCYGGVLLKAKLKYDDSLDAFGVHGIGGTTGAILTGVFATVGATGLASGNLKQFVTQLVAVGAAALYAVAVTFVISFVLDKTIGFRVEKEDEIMGLDQTQHSESAYN; encoded by the coding sequence ATGATACGTGACGATAAGAAGGCAAAGGACGCAGCTTGCAAGGCGGATCTCCCCATCGCTTCCAGCTGCCTCACCGTCAAATTCACCAAGCTCATGCTGCTGACCTCGCTGCTGCTCCTCCCTATAGCGGCCGGCGCCGAGGAGAAGGCTGCTGAGCCGGCCGTGACCGCAGCTGCCGCCAGCGCAGCCGCTCCCGCCGCCCCTGCCGTGGCCGCGACTCCCGCGGCCGCCCCAGCAGCCCCTGCCGTTGCGGCCGCCGCCCCGAAGAACGTCGACCCGGTGCTGAACACCGGCGATACCGCCTGGATGCTCATCTCCGCGGCACTGGTTCTCTTCATGATCCCGGGCCTCGCGCTTTTCTACGGCGGCATGGTCCGCTCCAAGAACGTCCTCTCCACGATGATGCATTCGCTCGTGGCAATGGGGATCGTCGGGGTGCAGTGGGCCCTCATCGGCTACTCCCTCTCCTTTGGGCCCGACCTGGGGCATGGCCTCGTCGGCGACTTCTCCAAGGCGCTCTTGAACGGCCTGATCAGCTTCAAGGACGGCGCCCCCGTCTATACCCTGTTCCAGAACGTCGCCACCGAGCCCGGCGCCATCCCCGAGTACGTCTTCGCCATGTTCCAGGGGATGTTCGCCATGATCACCGTGGCCCTCATCTCGGGCGCCCTGGCGGAAAGGATAAAGTTCTCCGCTTACTGCCTCTTCGTGCTCCTTTGGACCACACTGGTGTATGACCCGCTGGCCCATTGGGTCTGGATGGTCGACGGATGGCTCTTCAAGCTGGGCGCGCTCGACTTCGCAGGTGGGACCGTGGTGCACCTCTCCTCGGGTATCTCGTCCCTGGTGGTGCTCTACTTCCTAGGCAGGCGCCACGGCTTCCCTACCGAGCGTATGGCTCCGCACAGCCTGCCGCTGACCCTTCTGGGCGTGGGGGTGCTCTGGTTCGGCTGGTTCGGCTTCAACGCCGGCTCCGCCGTGGTCGGCGTCAACTGCTCGGATGCCGCTGGGGGGCTAGCCGGCCTCGCCTTCATGACCACCACCATCGCTCCTGCCGCTGCTGGTCTTACCTGGATGATCGCCGAGTGGATCCACGCCGGGAAGCCTTCGGCCCTGGGCTTTGGCTCGGGCGTGGTCGCCGGGCTCGTGGTGATCACCCCCGCCGCCGGCTTCGTGCAGCCGGGCGCGGCCCTCTTGATGGGGGTTGCGGGCGGCCTGGTCTGCTACGGCGGGGTACTCCTCAAGGCCAAGCTCAAGTATGACGATTCTCTCGACGCCTTCGGCGTGCATGGCATCGGCGGCACCACCGGTGCCATCCTGACCGGCGTCTTCGCCACCGTCGGCGCCACAGGCCTTGCCTCCGGCAACCTGAAGCAGTTCGTGACCCAGCTTGTCGCCGTCGGCGCCGCCGCCCTCTACGCGGTAGCCGTCACCTTCGTCATCTCCTTCGTCCTGGACAAGACCATCGGCTTCAGGGTGGAAAAGGAAGACGAGATCATGGGGCTCGACCAGACGCAGCACTCCGAGAGCGCCTACAACTAG